A single region of the Synergistales bacterium genome encodes:
- a CDS encoding fumarylacetoacetate hydrolase family protein: MRLGTVRYSNTEMAAVATEGGMVPLAEINRALGTEWPEQLWSLIWTGELEPMNHWYRQQGREQLASLAGQTVVWERVEWCPLFRHPRKIWGIGLNYVDHAGDLAEKAPESEPASFMKPDTTIIGHGQPIQIPVQSCRTTGEAELGLIFGRRCRDVAAEDWRSVLAGFTCVIDMTAEDILRKNPRYLTRAKSFDTFFSFGPMMLTPDEVEDVGSLAVATLHNGEVYAENRPSNMMFPPDELVAFHSRVMTFLPGDVLSTGTPRAVPLAHREVVGCRIAGFPTLENPVIDQKAAID, encoded by the coding sequence ATGCGTCTCGGAACGGTTCGTTACAGCAACACGGAGATGGCCGCCGTTGCGACCGAGGGGGGAATGGTCCCTCTTGCCGAAATCAACAGGGCCCTGGGAACGGAGTGGCCGGAGCAGCTGTGGTCACTCATCTGGACCGGCGAGCTTGAGCCGATGAACCACTGGTACCGACAGCAGGGGAGGGAGCAGCTGGCGTCTCTGGCAGGGCAGACGGTGGTCTGGGAACGGGTCGAGTGGTGTCCGCTGTTCAGACATCCCCGGAAGATCTGGGGCATTGGACTGAATTACGTGGACCATGCGGGCGACCTGGCGGAGAAGGCCCCGGAATCGGAGCCGGCCAGTTTCATGAAACCGGATACGACGATCATCGGCCACGGCCAGCCGATCCAGATCCCGGTGCAGTCCTGCAGGACCACCGGGGAGGCGGAACTGGGCCTGATATTTGGACGCAGGTGCCGCGATGTGGCCGCGGAGGACTGGCGCAGCGTACTGGCCGGATTCACCTGTGTGATCGACATGACCGCCGAGGACATACTGCGGAAGAATCCCCGGTACCTGACCCGCGCCAAGAGTTTCGACACCTTTTTCAGCTTCGGCCCCATGATGCTGACCCCCGATGAGGTGGAGGATGTCGGGAGCCTTGCGGTCGCCACGCTCCACAACGGGGAGGTCTATGCGGAGAACCGCCCCTCCAATATGATGTTCCCCCCTGATGAGCTGGTGGCCTTCCACTCCCGGGTGATGACATTCCTCCCCGGTGATGTGCTTTCCACAGGAACGCCGCGGGCCGTACCGCTGGCCCATCGCGAGGTGGTCGGTTGCCGGATCGCGGGGTTTCCCACCCTTGAAAACCCTGTGATCGACCAAAAGGCGGCTATCGATTGA
- a CDS encoding DEAD/DEAH box helicase: MPGPAVPTAVGGRTISDRPGATPACRKLLHLPDNKGGGPLVLIEPNKDLAELLSWIEGLGGDITAHRTFPERPARYGERPPLDHRLGEALRRRGIERLYTHQTEAIGHIRDGRHVVVVTPTASGKTACYNLPVLDSILKGDAARALYLFPTKALSQDQLTELYGLVEALEVDIGTFTYDGDTPPAARRTIRKAGHIVITNPDMLHTGILPHHTKWIKLFENLRYIVIDELHTYRGVFGSHLANVLRRLQRVCAFYGSEPQFICCSATISNPGELAERLVEKPFRLVTQNGAPAGEKRVVFYNPPVVNRQLGIRQSSLKVAARIATETLANGISTIVFTRSRINVELLLTYIRKGLARRGASTDIVGSYRGGYLPDERRRLERRLKSGELLGVVSTSALELGVDIGSLQLAVLHGYPGSVASAWQQMGRAGRRSGVSAAVMVASSLALDQFLTARPENLFGASPEHARLDADNLYILVNHVKCSAFELPFREGESLGSADMEEILQYLAEQGTLHRAGGRYHWQSDSFPAESISLRSATSENYVILDITETGNPVVIGEVDRPSAPMLIHPEAIYFHGGKAYQVTELDPEGMRCYVRKADVDYYTDADLAVRMEVLDEFERQGLWSWGEVLVAARPTVYKKIRLHTHENIGYGNIHLGEEQMHTTGAWFGIEERWIEGLDRDTASSALSGLANLFRNVAPLYLMCDHHDLIVHGHVRDPYLGQPAVYMADNVPGGVGLAETAFSLRDRLAAACREALESCGCREGCPGCIGVFDASERIKEASRWLLLALERGMGSRPETAAGGDTPL, encoded by the coding sequence ATGCCAGGCCCCGCCGTCCCAACCGCTGTCGGCGGCAGAACAATCAGCGACCGCCCCGGCGCTACACCTGCGTGCCGGAAGCTGCTACACTTGCCGGACAACAAAGGAGGTGGACCCCTGGTGCTGATCGAGCCGAACAAGGACCTTGCCGAACTGCTCAGCTGGATTGAGGGGCTCGGGGGAGACATCACCGCCCACCGGACCTTTCCGGAACGGCCGGCACGCTACGGGGAGCGGCCGCCACTGGATCACAGGCTCGGGGAAGCGCTCAGGCGGAGGGGAATCGAGCGTCTCTACACCCATCAGACCGAGGCCATAGGACACATCAGGGACGGCAGGCATGTCGTTGTGGTCACCCCCACCGCTTCGGGCAAAACGGCCTGCTACAATCTGCCCGTGCTGGACAGCATCCTCAAAGGCGACGCCGCCCGTGCCCTCTATCTCTTCCCCACCAAGGCCCTCAGCCAGGACCAGCTCACCGAGCTCTACGGCCTGGTGGAAGCGCTGGAGGTGGACATCGGAACCTTCACCTACGACGGCGACACCCCGCCGGCGGCGCGGCGGACCATCCGCAAGGCGGGGCATATCGTGATCACCAACCCCGACATGCTCCACACCGGCATCCTCCCCCACCACACCAAATGGATCAAGCTCTTCGAGAACCTCCGGTACATCGTCATCGACGAACTCCACACCTACCGGGGCGTCTTCGGCTCCCATCTGGCCAATGTCCTCCGGCGGCTGCAACGGGTCTGCGCCTTCTACGGTTCGGAACCACAGTTCATCTGCTGTTCGGCGACGATCTCCAATCCAGGGGAGCTGGCGGAGCGGCTTGTGGAGAAACCCTTCCGGCTGGTCACACAGAATGGAGCGCCGGCCGGGGAGAAACGGGTGGTGTTCTACAACCCGCCGGTGGTGAACCGCCAGCTTGGGATCCGGCAGTCTTCGCTCAAGGTGGCCGCCCGGATCGCTACGGAAACGCTGGCAAACGGCATCAGCACGATCGTCTTCACACGCTCCCGGATCAATGTGGAGCTGCTTCTGACCTATATCCGCAAAGGGCTGGCACGTCGCGGCGCCTCGACGGATATCGTCGGGAGCTATCGCGGCGGCTATCTGCCGGACGAACGGCGCCGCCTGGAACGACGACTCAAAAGCGGGGAGCTCCTCGGCGTGGTCAGCACCAGCGCTCTGGAACTCGGCGTGGATATCGGCTCGCTGCAGCTGGCTGTCCTCCACGGCTATCCGGGCAGCGTCGCCTCGGCCTGGCAGCAGATGGGACGGGCCGGACGCCGTTCCGGCGTCTCCGCCGCCGTCATGGTGGCCTCGTCGCTGGCGCTGGACCAGTTCCTCACCGCCCGTCCGGAGAACCTCTTCGGCGCCTCCCCGGAGCACGCCCGGCTCGACGCCGACAACCTCTACATCCTGGTGAACCATGTCAAGTGTTCGGCCTTCGAGCTGCCCTTCCGGGAGGGCGAATCGCTGGGCTCCGCCGACATGGAGGAGATCCTGCAGTATCTCGCCGAACAGGGGACCCTCCACCGGGCGGGAGGACGCTACCACTGGCAGTCCGACTCCTTCCCGGCGGAATCCATCTCGCTGCGCAGCGCCACCAGCGAGAACTACGTCATCCTGGATATCACCGAAACGGGCAACCCCGTGGTGATCGGCGAGGTGGACCGCCCCAGCGCCCCCATGCTGATCCACCCGGAGGCCATCTACTTCCACGGCGGGAAGGCCTACCAGGTGACCGAGCTGGACCCGGAGGGCATGCGCTGCTATGTCCGGAAGGCCGACGTGGACTACTACACCGACGCCGATCTCGCCGTCCGGATGGAGGTGCTGGACGAATTCGAGAGACAGGGCCTGTGGAGCTGGGGGGAGGTGCTGGTGGCCGCGCGGCCCACCGTCTACAAAAAGATCCGCCTCCACACCCACGAAAACATCGGTTACGGCAACATCCACCTGGGGGAGGAGCAGATGCACACCACCGGGGCCTGGTTCGGTATCGAAGAGCGGTGGATCGAAGGGCTGGACCGGGATACGGCGAGCTCGGCGCTCTCCGGCCTGGCCAATCTCTTCCGGAATGTGGCGCCGCTGTACCTCATGTGCGACCACCACGACCTCATCGTCCACGGCCACGTCAGGGACCCCTATCTGGGGCAGCCGGCGGTCTACATGGCCGACAACGTTCCCGGCGGCGTGGGCCTGGCGGAGACGGCCTTCTCCCTGCGCGACCGCCTCGCCGCAGCCTGCCGGGAAGCGCTGGAGTCCTGCGGCTGCAGAGAGGGGTGCCCGGGATGTATCGGCGTCTTCGATGCCTCCGAACGGATCAAGGAGGCCTCCCGCTGGCTGCTGCTCGCCCTGGAACGGGGGATGGGATCCCGGCCGGAGACGGCAGCCGGCGGGGATACCCCTCTATGA
- a CDS encoding TAXI family TRAP transporter solute-binding subunit, producing MKGFRIIVAAALVLALCAGGALAADKDWPSSLQFVAGPPGGSWFPMGGAVADVITKNVEGVSCTSGTGGGVSNIFNVNRKKADLGLTVVFMGKPSMNGKEIFEKHGRQDNVSVLTNVYKQYFYFIVRSEWAEKNGVETIQDIFDQELDFRMATLKPGTSSEYMVRRTLEAGYGVSYDDIKSWGGSVEYSSYSDGANLMADKHLDAFAFTVSLPASIIMKMETQTDIDILPVDPKALKAMSEAYGTATFTIQPSDYECVDEPVKTVGSYTSILVRKDLPEGLVYEIAKAVFNHKKTLADTVSAMKQLNLKDGPQNTVFPLHPGAAKYFKEQGTL from the coding sequence ATGAAAGGTTTCCGCATCATTGTTGCTGCAGCTCTCGTGCTGGCGCTCTGCGCAGGTGGCGCACTGGCCGCCGACAAGGACTGGCCCTCGTCGCTCCAGTTTGTGGCCGGCCCGCCGGGCGGCAGCTGGTTCCCCATGGGTGGCGCCGTTGCCGACGTCATCACCAAGAACGTGGAGGGTGTCTCCTGCACCAGCGGCACCGGCGGCGGTGTCTCGAACATCTTCAACGTCAACCGGAAGAAGGCGGATCTCGGCCTGACGGTGGTCTTCATGGGCAAACCGTCCATGAACGGCAAGGAGATCTTCGAGAAACACGGGCGCCAGGACAACGTATCCGTACTGACCAATGTCTACAAGCAGTACTTCTACTTCATCGTCCGCAGCGAATGGGCGGAGAAGAACGGCGTGGAGACGATTCAGGATATCTTCGACCAGGAGCTTGACTTCCGTATGGCCACTCTCAAGCCGGGGACGTCCAGCGAGTACATGGTCCGCAGGACCCTGGAAGCCGGCTACGGCGTGAGCTATGACGACATCAAGAGCTGGGGCGGTTCGGTGGAGTACAGCTCCTATTCCGACGGCGCCAACCTCATGGCCGACAAGCATCTGGACGCCTTCGCCTTCACCGTCTCGCTGCCCGCTTCCATCATCATGAAGATGGAGACCCAGACCGACATCGACATCCTTCCCGTGGACCCCAAGGCACTCAAGGCCATGAGCGAGGCCTACGGCACGGCCACCTTCACGATCCAGCCCAGTGATTACGAGTGCGTGGACGAACCCGTCAAGACAGTAGGTTCCTACACCTCCATCCTGGTGCGCAAGGACCTCCCCGAAGGGCTTGTCTACGAGATCGCCAAGGCGGTCTTCAACCACAAGAAGACCCTGGCCGACACGGTCTCCGCCATGAAGCAGCTCAACCTGAAGGACGGTCCGCAGAACACCGTCTTCCCGCTGCATCCGGGTGCGGCCAAGTACTTCAAAGAGCAGGGCACACTCTAA